The Pirellulimonas nuda genome includes a region encoding these proteins:
- a CDS encoding PEP-CTERM sorting domain-containing protein → MNRAIPFSLALLGVWLLLAPGALAQPIAAGTATYKYENTFTTRLFPGSPFNPTTDNIDLPVTSSGVFRQVWQAQVGDTIQDELFDGNATGELPGPTPVPFTLVFGADAIPGLGPFVGTFSSITQDPGDGSLTSAYKVIGGPFAQVLADGTTLYTVDPYTLDSNVLGLPYPVGTLFTGIAGSSPLVRVRLGATIDPVNDPVIGQALPGGTVRITGIVPEPSAAVLLLVGAAGAVFAARRRLSECANTSQRSPS, encoded by the coding sequence ATGAACCGCGCCATCCCGTTTTCTCTCGCCCTTCTCGGCGTCTGGCTCCTGCTCGCTCCGGGCGCTCTTGCCCAGCCCATCGCCGCAGGGACCGCCACTTACAAGTACGAAAACACATTTACGACCAGGCTTTTCCCGGGCTCGCCGTTTAACCCGACCACCGACAACATCGATCTGCCGGTGACCTCGTCGGGCGTCTTCCGTCAGGTTTGGCAGGCCCAGGTGGGAGACACGATCCAAGACGAACTGTTTGACGGCAACGCCACGGGCGAGCTGCCCGGCCCGACCCCAGTCCCCTTCACGCTTGTCTTTGGGGCTGACGCAATCCCAGGTCTGGGACCGTTTGTCGGGACGTTCTCAAGCATCACCCAGGACCCGGGCGACGGCAGCCTTACTTCGGCGTACAAGGTTATCGGGGGGCCTTTCGCGCAGGTCTTGGCCGACGGCACGACGCTTTACACGGTCGACCCTTACACCCTTGATTCGAACGTCTTGGGGTTGCCCTACCCGGTCGGGACCTTGTTTACGGGGATCGCCGGCTCTAGCCCGTTGGTGCGGGTGCGCCTGGGGGCGACCATCGATCCGGTCAACGACCCGGTGATCGGCCAGGCGCTCCCCGGGGGAACGGTCCGCATCACCGGCATTGTGCCGGAGCCTAGCGCGGCCGTGCTGCTGCTGGTTGGCGCCGCCGGAGCAGTCTTTGCGGCTCGGCGCCGCCTTTCTGAATGCGCAAACACGTCTCAGCGATCGCCTTCTTGA
- a CDS encoding LuxR C-terminal-related transcriptional regulator, translating into MFKKIATGASVSLPESDHLAPPSLFTAVEWGRVTRATGISRRQEAVLRGVLDGRSDRAIANELHIALPTVRSHLQAMFGCLSVSDRTMLVLEVCRIALDRSREDPRWR; encoded by the coding sequence ATGTTCAAGAAAATCGCTACAGGAGCCTCCGTGAGCCTGCCGGAATCCGACCATCTGGCTCCGCCGAGCCTGTTTACCGCCGTAGAGTGGGGTCGCGTGACACGGGCGACCGGCATCTCACGGAGGCAAGAAGCGGTGCTGCGGGGTGTGTTGGACGGGCGTAGCGACCGCGCCATCGCCAACGAGCTGCACATCGCGTTGCCCACGGTGCGTTCGCACCTGCAGGCCATGTTCGGCTGCTTGTCTGTCAGCGATCGGACGATGCTGGTGCTCGAGGTTTGCCGGATCGCCCTCGACCGTTCCCGCGAGGACCCTCGGTGGAGGTAA
- a CDS encoding PEP-CTERM sorting domain-containing protein: protein MSLRSARLLIIWVTLSTATAAVYADPVVAGTTSLPMFPIQDVILPANSAFNPNDFAVLADDVTAMGPSIFTRLAQVGSTIQMVDGYFSGTGVHPMLGHFQLLTGAPNGFSPMTLTLENVVQDPSHPGFASGDPASIVSADATFVVPNYGVNLLDLGVSLEVRDSFFFKASFDGLPPSVGTVYTADPYEGQDSLLPAYLAGTNTVVAYSTQRRLVAVPEPASLVLASLAAAFVIRRRV from the coding sequence ATGTCTTTGCGCTCCGCCAGACTGCTGATCATTTGGGTGACCCTTTCGACCGCGACGGCGGCGGTGTACGCCGATCCGGTTGTGGCCGGTACGACCTCGCTGCCGATGTTCCCGATCCAGGACGTCATTCTCCCCGCGAACTCCGCCTTCAACCCCAACGACTTCGCCGTTCTGGCCGACGACGTCACCGCGATGGGCCCCAGCATCTTCACGCGTTTGGCCCAGGTGGGCAGTACGATCCAGATGGTGGATGGCTATTTCTCCGGGACCGGGGTGCATCCAATGCTGGGCCACTTCCAACTGCTCACGGGAGCGCCCAATGGGTTCTCTCCGATGACCCTCACGCTTGAGAACGTGGTTCAAGACCCGTCGCACCCCGGCTTCGCCAGCGGTGATCCGGCGAGCATCGTCTCTGCGGATGCGACGTTCGTCGTGCCCAACTACGGGGTGAATCTGCTTGACCTAGGAGTCTCTCTCGAGGTGCGAGACTCGTTCTTCTTCAAGGCCTCGTTTGACGGACTACCCCCGTCGGTCGGCACCGTCTACACCGCGGACCCCTACGAAGGGCAGGACTCACTGCTGCCGGCGTATCTCGCCGGAACCAACACCGTAGTCGCCTACAGCACCCAGCGGCGTTTGGTGGCCGTGCCGGAGCCGGCGTCGCTCGTGCTCGCTAGTCTGGCGGCGGCGTTCGTGATCCGGCGTCGGGTTTGA
- a CDS encoding ECF-type sigma factor: MPGASDDRPLAWLDGLPVEDRDAAPLIYDACFDRLVATARRALAATPRRDIDEEDIASSVLSSFFRGIDDGRFSGQLSRAQLWGLLLTIARRKVARLHRRRFTLRRGGGKERGECDLGPADASGTILDRLAAVERCPMTLAAVRETLRMLLDGLADPLAERVLMLRLAGETHGAIATHLGCAERTVERKMKKVQHVWLIVNRE, translated from the coding sequence ATGCCGGGGGCTTCCGATGATCGTCCGCTGGCTTGGCTCGACGGCCTTCCGGTAGAAGACCGCGACGCGGCGCCGCTCATCTACGATGCTTGTTTCGATAGGCTGGTCGCCACCGCTCGGCGGGCCCTGGCCGCGACGCCGCGGCGCGACATCGACGAAGAAGACATCGCCAGCAGCGTGCTGTCTAGTTTTTTTCGCGGGATCGACGACGGACGCTTCAGCGGCCAGCTCTCTCGGGCCCAACTGTGGGGGCTGCTGCTCACGATCGCACGCCGCAAGGTAGCGAGGCTGCACCGCAGGCGATTCACGCTGCGACGCGGCGGGGGCAAAGAACGGGGCGAGTGCGACCTTGGCCCGGCAGACGCCTCCGGCACGATTCTCGATCGGCTGGCAGCGGTCGAGCGGTGCCCGATGACGCTCGCTGCGGTCCGCGAGACGCTGCGGATGCTGCTCGATGGGCTGGCCGACCCGCTCGCAGAGCGGGTATTGATGCTACGCCTGGCGGGGGAGACCCACGGCGCTATCGCCACGCACCTGGGCTGCGCTGAGCGGACCGTTGAACGAAAGATGAAGAAGGTGCAACACGTTTGGTTGATCGTCAATCGGGAGTGA